A section of the Rhodobacteraceae bacterium M382 genome encodes:
- a CDS encoding TRAP transporter large permease subunit has product MDPVTTALAVFALMLAVLASGMWVFLALATAAAVSLFAFMGFPPDKIGAIASRIIVRSASSWELAAVPMFIWMGEIMFRTDISERLYKGLSPIVSKVPGGLLHTNVLGSALFAAVSGSSAATTATVGRITTSELSQRGYSQSLALGSLAGAGSLGLLIPPSIVLIIYGVLAEVSIAKLFIAGVVPGLMIAAFYAAYLAARCAITPSLAPKDTISKEDARLSAILGNLAPVFGLILVVLGSIYTGWATPSEAAAIGVFAALCFAAFSRQLSRSMLAESLVNALKTSCMVCAILMCAAFLSSAIGYMHIPHNIAVAIDALNLSPYVLIASLALFYILLGFFLDGISIIVMSLPITLPVVVAAGFDPIWYGIFLVIMIELGQMTPPVGFNLFVIQGFSGVPIHKVAVYAIPFFLLMCFAVLLMVVFPQIALWLPAFLAG; this is encoded by the coding sequence ATGGACCCCGTTACAACCGCACTTGCCGTTTTCGCCCTGATGCTCGCCGTGCTGGCATCGGGAATGTGGGTATTCCTTGCCCTCGCCACAGCCGCAGCAGTTTCGCTTTTTGCCTTTATGGGCTTTCCCCCGGACAAGATCGGCGCAATTGCCAGCCGGATCATTGTCCGCAGCGCCTCGTCCTGGGAACTGGCCGCTGTTCCGATGTTCATCTGGATGGGTGAAATCATGTTCCGGACGGACATTTCCGAACGGCTCTATAAAGGTCTCTCTCCCATCGTTTCCAAGGTTCCAGGAGGGCTGCTGCACACCAACGTTCTGGGGTCTGCGCTGTTTGCTGCAGTTTCCGGGTCCAGCGCTGCGACGACTGCCACCGTCGGCCGGATCACCACGAGTGAGCTGAGCCAGCGCGGATATTCCCAAAGCCTCGCGCTTGGCTCCCTTGCCGGTGCGGGCAGCCTTGGGCTCCTGATTCCTCCCTCAATTGTTCTTATTATCTACGGGGTTCTGGCCGAGGTTTCGATTGCCAAGCTCTTTATCGCTGGCGTGGTTCCAGGCCTCATGATCGCAGCATTTTATGCTGCCTATCTGGCTGCAAGATGCGCAATTACCCCTTCGCTGGCCCCCAAGGACACGATCAGCAAAGAAGACGCGCGCCTCAGCGCCATTCTGGGCAATCTGGCCCCAGTCTTCGGGCTTATCCTGGTCGTTCTCGGGTCGATCTACACCGGATGGGCCACACCGTCTGAAGCAGCTGCCATCGGTGTTTTTGCCGCACTCTGTTTCGCAGCATTCAGCCGGCAGCTGTCCCGCTCAATGCTCGCAGAGTCACTGGTTAACGCGCTCAAAACCTCCTGTATGGTCTGCGCGATCCTGATGTGCGCAGCCTTTCTGTCGTCCGCCATCGGATACATGCACATTCCGCATAATATCGCGGTCGCGATCGACGCTCTCAATCTGTCCCCCTATGTCCTGATCGCATCCCTGGCGCTGTTCTATATTCTGCTTGGGTTCTTCCTGGACGGCATTTCGATCATTGTGATGAGCCTGCCCATCACCTTGCCTGTCGTGGTCGCCGCCGGATTTGATCCGATCTGGTACGGCATTTTCCTTGTCATCATGATTGAGCTGGGCCAGATGACACCGCCAGTCGGTTTCAACCTTTTCGTCATTCAGGGCTTTTCTGGCGTGCCGATCCACAAAGTGGCGGTCTACGCCATTCCCTTCTTCCTGTTGATGTGTTTTGCCGTACTGCTGATGGTCGTATTTCCGCAAATTGCACTTTGGCTCCCGGCATTTCTGGCGGGCTGA
- a CDS encoding TRAP transporter small permease, with the protein MRLLLRAIDALSWFALMCAGAILIYAVSHILLETFMRTLFDTSTHVLDEFIGFAVLSITFLSLSWTLRDGGMIQVNLLTLRLPHRVKQTVEFIVAACATGLGAYFCTFLWRNLIKNWKRGAVSESVAEVPLWIPDAIVFVGACLLVLQLSALTIRPFISKIQEG; encoded by the coding sequence ATGCGACTTCTTCTGCGTGCGATTGATGCCCTGTCCTGGTTCGCCCTGATGTGCGCGGGCGCAATCCTGATTTACGCCGTTTCACACATCCTGCTGGAAACCTTTATGCGGACCTTGTTCGATACGTCGACCCATGTCCTGGATGAGTTCATTGGCTTTGCCGTTCTTTCCATCACTTTCCTGTCGCTGTCCTGGACACTGCGGGACGGAGGCATGATCCAGGTGAACCTGCTCACTCTCAGGCTCCCTCACCGCGTGAAGCAAACGGTCGAATTCATCGTGGCCGCCTGTGCAACCGGACTGGGCGCGTATTTCTGCACCTTCCTATGGCGCAACCTGATCAAGAACTGGAAGCGGGGTGCGGTCAGCGAAAGCGTCGCCGAAGTTCCCCTTTGGATACCGGATGCCATTGTCTTTGTCGGTGCCTGCCTGCTGGTGCTGCAACTGTCGGCCCTGACCATCCGCCCCTTCATCTCAAAAATACAGGAGGGCTGA
- a CDS encoding TRAP transporter substrate-binding protein: MKHMLLASVAALSFAVTGTTAVADNVTLNLSNEYSATSIHGVGDARFVTLVAEKTGGSVEIVVHYGGALGYKSADHFDAVGEGALEIADTYGGALGGIDPLFLISSLPFFVTTVEEAELLYKVAEPEFKKVFEENDQILLYASPWPPSGIWARDPKNSTEALAGLKIRTYDKNGTTALNELGAAAVRLSWADVVPSISTGAIDAVLTSAEGGVSGSFWEHFTTFTEIYNYAIPLNFVHISKSTFDGLSAEQQAAVLEAAAETRDQNWAAIPDRLAATYGQLAENKVTVVTSDDDAYRTALQEAGAAALNDWLETTGARGQALIDAFNAAKAQ, encoded by the coding sequence ATGAAACACATGCTTCTCGCAAGCGTGGCGGCGTTATCGTTCGCTGTCACCGGCACAACCGCGGTCGCGGACAATGTCACGCTGAACCTTTCTAATGAGTATTCTGCCACGTCTATCCACGGAGTTGGTGATGCCCGCTTTGTCACGCTGGTCGCCGAAAAGACCGGCGGCTCCGTCGAAATCGTCGTCCACTATGGCGGCGCCCTTGGTTACAAATCGGCTGACCACTTTGATGCGGTTGGCGAAGGTGCTCTGGAAATCGCTGACACCTATGGCGGCGCGCTTGGCGGCATTGACCCGCTGTTTCTGATTTCGTCCCTGCCGTTCTTTGTGACAACGGTGGAAGAGGCGGAACTGCTCTACAAGGTCGCTGAACCCGAGTTCAAAAAGGTCTTTGAAGAAAACGACCAGATCCTGCTTTACGCCTCTCCCTGGCCGCCGTCGGGCATCTGGGCCCGCGACCCCAAGAATTCCACCGAAGCGCTGGCTGGCTTGAAAATTCGGACCTATGACAAGAATGGCACCACAGCGCTGAACGAACTTGGCGCCGCCGCAGTGCGCCTGTCCTGGGCCGACGTTGTTCCGTCGATCTCAACCGGCGCAATTGATGCGGTTCTGACCTCTGCCGAGGGCGGGGTTTCGGGCAGCTTTTGGGAACACTTCACCACGTTCACCGAGATCTACAACTATGCGATCCCGCTGAATTTCGTCCACATCTCAAAAAGCACCTTCGACGGGCTCAGCGCAGAGCAGCAGGCTGCTGTCCTCGAAGCAGCCGCCGAAACCCGCGATCAGAACTGGGCCGCCATCCCGGACCGTCTTGCTGCAACCTACGGTCAGCTGGCCGAGAACAAAGTAACGGTGGTCACATCTGATGACGATGCCTACCGGACAGCCCTGCAGGAGGCCGGGGCAGCTGCGCTGAATGACTGGCTGGAAACCACCGGTGCCCGAGGCCAGGCTCTGATCGACGCCTTCAATGCAGCGAAAGCTCAATAA
- a CDS encoding Xaa-Pro peptidase family protein has protein sequence MPEHQNRLSALEEKVKNSGLDAFLISTKDSIFYFTGFRYEPFERPFFIVVRPGNQPVFLTPRIEAENMATIAVPHRIVEYIDYPAPAGGSYIEALQAVLPADANIGVEMSITGELLVALSGWSPRVLPYVEQLRMVKSPYEVAAIRKAAKYSDRGLQLAMGLACHGGRIADTDKANARLREEIVQQEGYLDPYISNIWQGIWAAPYSAQPHRFPEPSDTLIEGPNVGLSFLRVNGYSAETERTFFVTSPRKEDAEVFNTMVEAGRIGFAALRPGVSCHDVDHKVMEFLRAEGFGNNLLHRTGHGIGMGGHEGPWVAEGSDDILQENMVISVEPGIYWRGQGGFRHSDTVLITNDGYELLTDMPHDIASMTLGN, from the coding sequence ATGCCCGAACACCAAAACCGCCTTTCTGCACTCGAAGAAAAAGTCAAAAATTCAGGCTTGGACGCCTTTCTGATTTCGACCAAAGACAGCATCTTTTACTTTACCGGTTTCCGCTATGAACCCTTTGAACGGCCCTTCTTCATCGTTGTCCGTCCAGGGAACCAACCGGTCTTTCTGACGCCCCGGATCGAAGCGGAAAACATGGCGACCATCGCCGTGCCGCATCGGATCGTCGAATACATCGATTACCCCGCACCGGCCGGTGGCAGCTACATCGAAGCGCTGCAAGCAGTGCTGCCCGCGGATGCAAACATTGGCGTCGAGATGTCGATAACCGGTGAATTGCTGGTGGCGCTGTCCGGCTGGTCGCCCCGGGTCCTACCATATGTCGAACAACTTCGCATGGTCAAAAGCCCCTACGAAGTCGCGGCGATCCGCAAGGCGGCGAAGTATTCCGACCGCGGCCTGCAACTTGCGATGGGCCTGGCCTGCCACGGCGGCCGCATCGCTGACACGGACAAGGCAAACGCCCGGTTGCGCGAAGAGATCGTGCAACAAGAAGGCTATCTTGACCCCTATATCTCAAACATCTGGCAGGGCATCTGGGCCGCCCCCTACAGTGCCCAGCCGCATCGTTTTCCAGAGCCCTCGGACACGCTGATTGAGGGCCCCAATGTCGGCCTCTCCTTTCTGCGTGTGAACGGCTATTCCGCGGAAACTGAACGCACCTTCTTTGTGACCTCTCCCCGCAAAGAAGATGCCGAGGTCTTCAACACCATGGTCGAGGCCGGAAGGATTGGCTTCGCAGCTTTGCGCCCGGGCGTCAGCTGCCACGACGTCGACCACAAGGTGATGGAGTTTCTCCGCGCCGAAGGCTTTGGGAACAACCTTCTGCACCGAACCGGCCATGGGATCGGTATGGGGGGCCACGAAGGCCCCTGGGTTGCCGAAGGCAGCGACGACATCCTGCAGGAGAACATGGTGATCAGCGTCGAGCCGGGCATCTACTGGCGCGGCCAGGGCGGTTTTCGCCACTCGGACACCGTTCTAATCACCAATGACGGATACGAGCTGCTGACCGACATGCCCCATGACATCGCGTCGATGACGCTTGGCAACTGA
- a CDS encoding TRAP transporter large permease produces MIIAGSLVIICGMLLLGVSVYVAFGAVLLFLAAMGGHEVSGYLPSGSTKMRSLVLLAIPLFMIAGTIMERGRIAAPLVSLAELFIGHLKGGLSAATVLACGIFGSISGAANATLTCIGSIMMPHLRRANYPEGQSAALIVCASPLGLLIPPSGNHILYGWVAQQSVLKCFLSTVIPALILITLLIVVNQFMLRKYDDIELLERPQDFGMAFRQKATLAFPALLMPLIILGGIYGGIMTPTEAAGVAVVYAIPVAIYVYRGLTWRTLVEALTDSGVIIGVVMVMIFMVLIVSKFLIFEDIPNIAKDLVYSVSDNPIVILLMVNLVMILIGMLMDDISGLLLSAPILLPIVQGVGMDPIHFAAVLGVNLGMANITPPTAPLLYLGAKITRTPVSSMLLPTLSFIIFAWLPTLALTTFVPDIALWLPELLLG; encoded by the coding sequence ATGATCATCGCAGGCAGTCTGGTTATTATCTGCGGCATGTTGCTTCTGGGGGTCAGTGTCTATGTCGCCTTCGGTGCCGTTTTGCTGTTTCTTGCCGCAATGGGCGGCCACGAGGTGTCCGGCTATCTGCCATCTGGGTCAACGAAAATGCGTTCCCTTGTACTATTGGCCATTCCTCTCTTTATGATTGCCGGAACCATTATGGAGCGCGGCAGGATCGCCGCCCCTCTGGTCAGCCTTGCAGAGTTGTTCATTGGACATCTGAAGGGTGGGTTGAGCGCGGCAACTGTTCTGGCCTGCGGGATATTCGGGTCGATCTCCGGCGCCGCCAACGCGACGTTGACCTGTATCGGCAGCATCATGATGCCGCATCTTCGACGGGCGAATTATCCTGAGGGTCAATCGGCTGCACTGATCGTATGCGCCAGCCCTCTGGGTCTTCTGATTCCGCCCAGCGGGAACCACATTCTCTATGGCTGGGTTGCACAGCAATCGGTGCTCAAGTGCTTTCTGTCGACCGTTATTCCAGCGCTTATTCTGATCACGCTGCTGATTGTCGTGAACCAGTTCATGCTGCGCAAATATGATGACATCGAGCTGCTCGAACGTCCGCAGGACTTTGGCATGGCGTTCCGGCAAAAGGCGACTTTGGCCTTTCCGGCGCTGCTGATGCCGCTCATCATCCTTGGCGGCATCTATGGCGGGATCATGACACCGACTGAGGCGGCTGGCGTCGCCGTGGTTTATGCCATCCCCGTGGCGATCTATGTCTATCGCGGTCTTACCTGGCGGACGCTGGTCGAGGCCCTGACGGATTCAGGTGTGATCATCGGCGTTGTCATGGTGATGATCTTTATGGTGCTGATCGTCAGCAAATTCCTGATCTTTGAAGATATTCCGAACATCGCCAAAGACCTGGTCTATTCGGTGTCGGACAACCCGATTGTGATCCTGCTGATGGTCAACCTGGTCATGATCCTGATCGGGATGTTGATGGACGACATCAGCGGTCTTCTTCTGTCGGCACCAATCCTGCTGCCGATCGTGCAGGGTGTGGGAATGGACCCGATCCATTTCGCTGCCGTGCTGGGGGTTAACCTGGGAATGGCGAACATTACGCCTCCGACCGCCCCGCTGCTCTACCTCGGAGCGAAGATCACCAGGACGCCGGTATCCAGCATGTTGCTGCCGACGCTGAGCTTCATCATCTTTGCCTGGCTGCCTACCCTGGCGCTGACAACCTTTGTCCCAGACATCGCGCTTTGGCTGCCCGAGCTGCTTCTGGGGTGA
- a CDS encoding TRAP transporter small permease, whose translation MAHIAEILPTGIASPLQGSLRAMRWIVIFSGLLMSVTFFLVVIIRYGFNGDLFAYEEWLLTACFWGFFAGAALASERGHHINADILGIIITSPKLRWWRRLIVLTIEFFVTAAILYWGYLMLAEELAKYPIWKTTPALKIPYFAWRLSIFLGFFFMTVFSAAFLYAHITGQEVENGDDADTEETSNEKEAGQ comes from the coding sequence ATGGCGCACATAGCCGAGATATTACCAACGGGTATCGCATCGCCTCTTCAGGGTTCACTGAGGGCAATGCGCTGGATCGTGATCTTCAGCGGGTTGCTGATGTCGGTCACGTTCTTTCTGGTCGTCATCATCAGATATGGTTTCAACGGCGACCTGTTCGCTTACGAAGAGTGGCTTCTCACCGCCTGTTTCTGGGGGTTCTTCGCCGGCGCGGCACTGGCGTCAGAGCGCGGCCACCACATCAATGCGGACATTCTGGGCATCATCATCACCAGCCCGAAACTGCGCTGGTGGCGGCGGCTGATTGTTCTGACCATCGAATTCTTCGTAACCGCAGCCATTTTGTACTGGGGGTATCTGATGCTGGCGGAAGAGCTGGCAAAATACCCGATCTGGAAGACCACGCCGGCCCTGAAGATCCCCTACTTTGCCTGGCGACTGTCGATCTTCCTGGGCTTCTTCTTCATGACCGTTTTTTCGGCGGCATTTCTCTATGCCCATATCACCGGGCAGGAGGTCGAAAATGGGGATGACGCCGACACCGAGGAAACGAGCAACGAAAAGGAGGCAGGCCAATGA